The proteins below come from a single Deinococcus misasensis DSM 22328 genomic window:
- a CDS encoding SOS response-associated peptidase: MQILGNSGHALIWGLGWPESCPVSREVSPRQFYPVIRKSPAPPHAFEVVPMRWGLVPHWCLTREDLEKYSSKTFNARAETAHEKPTFRDSFWRRRCLIQIAGFLEWRTIEKCREKHLVLSSNAGPLILAGLWDRACIEGKVLESFTVLTCPPNALLDDIHQRMPVILGQKAARDWLEHQGSPADLLRPCPSHWLEIVPANEGKNSGFDLGED; this comes from the coding sequence GTGCAGATTCTTGGGAACAGTGGGCATGCGCTGATATGGGGTCTTGGTTGGCCCGAGTCCTGCCCTGTTTCCAGAGAGGTTTCCCCGAGGCAGTTCTACCCCGTGATTCGCAAAAGTCCAGCGCCTCCTCATGCCTTCGAAGTGGTGCCCATGCGTTGGGGATTGGTGCCCCACTGGTGCCTGACCCGAGAAGACCTTGAAAAATACAGCTCAAAGACCTTCAATGCCAGAGCCGAAACCGCCCACGAGAAACCCACTTTTCGGGACAGTTTCTGGCGGCGAAGATGCCTGATCCAGATTGCAGGTTTTCTGGAATGGCGCACCATCGAAAAATGCCGTGAAAAGCATCTGGTGCTCAGCAGCAACGCTGGCCCTTTGATTCTGGCTGGACTCTGGGACCGGGCATGCATTGAAGGCAAAGTGCTGGAGTCTTTCACGGTGCTGACCTGCCCTCCCAATGCTTTGCTGGACGATATCCACCAGAGGATGCCCGTCATTCTGGGCCAGAAAGCGGCCAGAGACTGGCTGGAACACCAAGGAAGCCCTGCTGACCTGTTGCGCCCCTGCCCTTCGCACTGGCTGGAAATCGTGCCAGCCAATGAAGGAAAAAACTCAGGTTTTGATCTCGGGGAGGATTGA